Proteins from one Schistocerca americana isolate TAMUIC-IGC-003095 unplaced genomic scaffold, iqSchAmer2.1 HiC_scaffold_62, whole genome shotgun sequence genomic window:
- the LOC124587764 gene encoding uncharacterized protein LOC124587764 isoform X1: MVNEGTGNTSLPTTEMESPTLACNPPDDVLFCVFAYLPIPELVRCATVCKQWYKIVTGFTHLWKGKRYVSNRSPRESAETCAVLSIVPLLQEIEIKVAKMFEVKIYYPQLFLSVTNMSDIRAVQDCQRLGSTHVTTDLSIADIVFSSRSPICFTALRTLKIVRGNPTLTLFKPGTRAECAIISALELCPFLTELSLDVESLSANYLDSLEGLGRLEVLRIHCRSLNDLTFLRQCSDKLEELELESCDDLPSAAYAELRHLGKLQMLRL; this comes from the exons atggtcaatgagggcacag gaaacacctcactgcctacgacag AAATGGAATCGCCAACACTCGCCTGCAACCCGCCAGACGACGTACTGTTTTGCGTCTTTGCCTATCTGCCCATCCCAGAGTTGGTCCGATGTGCTACTGTGTGCAAGCAGTGGTACAAAATTGTGACAGGATTCACCCACCTGTGGAAAGGGAAAAGGTACGTCAGCAATAGAAGTCCGAGAGAATCTGCCGAGACGTGCGCCGTGTTGTCCATCGTACCGCTGTTGCAGGAAATCGAAATCAAGGTGGCCAAAATGTTTGAGGTGAAAATTTACTACCCGCAGTTGTTTCTGTCAGTGACAAACATGTCTGACATACGAGCTGTGCAGGACTGTCAGAGACTAGGGTCTACGCACGTGACAACTGATCTCAGCATAGCAGATATCGTCTTCTCTTCTCGTTCGCCTATCTGTTTTACGGCGCTCCGGACGCTGAAGATCGTCAGAGGGAACCCGACACTGACACTCTTCAAGCCGGGCACTAGGGCGGAATGTGCCATCATCTCTGCCCTGGAGCTGTGCCCATTTCTCACAGAGCTGAGCCTCGACGTAGAGTCCCTGTCGGCGAACTACTTGGACTCTCTGGAAGGGCTCGGCCGGCTGGAGGTTCTGAGAATCCACTGCCGCAGTCTGAACGACCTGACATTCCTACGGCAATGCTCGGATAAACTGGAGGAACTGGAACTGGAAAGTTGCGACGACTTGCCGTCGGCTGCGTACGCGGAGCTCCGCCACCTAGGGAAACTGCAGATGTTGCGGCTGTGA
- the LOC124587764 gene encoding uncharacterized protein LOC124587764 isoform X2, with translation MIRVYNGINSNKMESPTLACNPPDDVLFCVFAYLPIPELVRCATVCKQWYKIVTGFTHLWKGKRYVSNRSPRESAETCAVLSIVPLLQEIEIKVAKMFEVKIYYPQLFLSVTNMSDIRAVQDCQRLGSTHVTTDLSIADIVFSSRSPICFTALRTLKIVRGNPTLTLFKPGTRAECAIISALELCPFLTELSLDVESLSANYLDSLEGLGRLEVLRIHCRSLNDLTFLRQCSDKLEELELESCDDLPSAAYAELRHLGKLQMLRL, from the exons atgattcgtgtttacaatggaattaattcgaaca AAATGGAATCGCCAACACTCGCCTGCAACCCGCCAGACGACGTACTGTTTTGCGTCTTTGCCTATCTGCCCATCCCAGAGTTGGTCCGATGTGCTACTGTGTGCAAGCAGTGGTACAAAATTGTGACAGGATTCACCCACCTGTGGAAAGGGAAAAGGTACGTCAGCAATAGAAGTCCGAGAGAATCTGCCGAGACGTGCGCCGTGTTGTCCATCGTACCGCTGTTGCAGGAAATCGAAATCAAGGTGGCCAAAATGTTTGAGGTGAAAATTTACTACCCGCAGTTGTTTCTGTCAGTGACAAACATGTCTGACATACGAGCTGTGCAGGACTGTCAGAGACTAGGGTCTACGCACGTGACAACTGATCTCAGCATAGCAGATATCGTCTTCTCTTCTCGTTCGCCTATCTGTTTTACGGCGCTCCGGACGCTGAAGATCGTCAGAGGGAACCCGACACTGACACTCTTCAAGCCGGGCACTAGGGCGGAATGTGCCATCATCTCTGCCCTGGAGCTGTGCCCATTTCTCACAGAGCTGAGCCTCGACGTAGAGTCCCTGTCGGCGAACTACTTGGACTCTCTGGAAGGGCTCGGCCGGCTGGAGGTTCTGAGAATCCACTGCCGCAGTCTGAACGACCTGACATTCCTACGGCAATGCTCGGATAAACTGGAGGAACTGGAACTGGAAAGTTGCGACGACTTGCCGTCGGCTGCGTACGCGGAGCTCCGCCACCTAGGGAAACTGCAGATGTTGCGGCTGTGA
- the LOC124587764 gene encoding uncharacterized protein LOC124587764 isoform X3, which translates to MESPTLACNPPDDVLFCVFAYLPIPELVRCATVCKQWYKIVTGFTHLWKGKRYVSNRSPRESAETCAVLSIVPLLQEIEIKVAKMFEVKIYYPQLFLSVTNMSDIRAVQDCQRLGSTHVTTDLSIADIVFSSRSPICFTALRTLKIVRGNPTLTLFKPGTRAECAIISALELCPFLTELSLDVESLSANYLDSLEGLGRLEVLRIHCRSLNDLTFLRQCSDKLEELELESCDDLPSAAYAELRHLGKLQMLRL; encoded by the coding sequence ATGGAATCGCCAACACTCGCCTGCAACCCGCCAGACGACGTACTGTTTTGCGTCTTTGCCTATCTGCCCATCCCAGAGTTGGTCCGATGTGCTACTGTGTGCAAGCAGTGGTACAAAATTGTGACAGGATTCACCCACCTGTGGAAAGGGAAAAGGTACGTCAGCAATAGAAGTCCGAGAGAATCTGCCGAGACGTGCGCCGTGTTGTCCATCGTACCGCTGTTGCAGGAAATCGAAATCAAGGTGGCCAAAATGTTTGAGGTGAAAATTTACTACCCGCAGTTGTTTCTGTCAGTGACAAACATGTCTGACATACGAGCTGTGCAGGACTGTCAGAGACTAGGGTCTACGCACGTGACAACTGATCTCAGCATAGCAGATATCGTCTTCTCTTCTCGTTCGCCTATCTGTTTTACGGCGCTCCGGACGCTGAAGATCGTCAGAGGGAACCCGACACTGACACTCTTCAAGCCGGGCACTAGGGCGGAATGTGCCATCATCTCTGCCCTGGAGCTGTGCCCATTTCTCACAGAGCTGAGCCTCGACGTAGAGTCCCTGTCGGCGAACTACTTGGACTCTCTGGAAGGGCTCGGCCGGCTGGAGGTTCTGAGAATCCACTGCCGCAGTCTGAACGACCTGACATTCCTACGGCAATGCTCGGATAAACTGGAGGAACTGGAACTGGAAAGTTGCGACGACTTGCCGTCGGCTGCGTACGCGGAGCTCCGCCACCTAGGGAAACTGCAGATGTTGCGGCTGTGA